The nucleotide window ACTTTAAAATAATACAAGCCAAAGGAAGAGGTTATTGAAACAGCGTGCTTTTCGGATTGATAATCAACCTCGACTGAACTTAGTTCAACCCCTTGGCGAATCTTTTCCACAAGGTCAATATTCTCGCTGAAGGATTTATTCCTGAGGATCAATGTGAATTCTTCCCCGCCGCTTCGGAAAACATAATCGTCTTCCGACAAGAAGCTTTTGAGTGTATGGGCAAAATGCTGGATCACCCGGTCGCCTACCGCATGATTGTAGGAATCATTTATAAGCTTGAATTTATCGATGTCCGCTACAACGATGCCGACTTTTTCACCGGTATGGTTTAACTCAAACATTTTTTTATCCATGTATGCGCGGTTCGGGATACCGGTCAGGAAGTCCGTATAAGCCATTTGTTCGAACTTGTCCCGCTCGATTTTGTTTTGGATGCTTTGCGATTTGGACTGGAAGGAACGGCTGACGAGATAGTTTAGAATGAATAATCCAACGACCATTTCCCATCTCTGTTCCTCCAGCAAAAGCAGCAGCAAGCCATTTGTGAATGCGGTTTTGCCAAGATCCAGCCAGTTATTGCTTTCTTTAGAAAACTTTATTGCCTCCTGGAGGCTTTTAATTTCTCCTAAAATATAAAAGGCCGTTGAAAGGAAGGTATACGAAATCAACGTGGTTGTTACAGCAAGGATGCACATTAAGATCCAGAATCCAAAAGGAATTGACTCAACTAACGGGTACCCTAGCTGAAAGAGAAAATATCCAATCGAATAAATTAATACATGTGCGCCTATATTGTAAAAAGTATCCCAAAATTCATCATCATCGGCAGTTTTTGAGCTTTTTCTGGAAAAATAAACGGTAAAACGAAATATAGTTTCAAAGATAAATAAGCCTAATGGACCTGCGAAAATCCCGAACGATAGACTATAGCTAATGCCATAATCAAATTTAAGTGTTCCATTTTTCGCTGTGATTCTTAAGTGGTTATAAAGAGATGAAAATAACCAATAGATAAATAGTGCTATAAAAAAAATATTATTATCTATAGTGAGGGCACCTAATCCAAAA belongs to Mesobacillus subterraneus and includes:
- a CDS encoding GGDEF domain-containing protein codes for the protein MVEFGKGDFLPMLKARLYDFTLFFTAVAVAFGLGALTIDNNIFFIALFIYWLFSSLYNHLRITAKNGTLKFDYGISYSLSFGIFAGPLGLFIFETIFRFTVYFSRKSSKTADDDEFWDTFYNIGAHVLIYSIGYFLFQLGYPLVESIPFGFWILMCILAVTTTLISYTFLSTAFYILGEIKSLQEAIKFSKESNNWLDLGKTAFTNGLLLLLLEEQRWEMVVGLFILNYLVSRSFQSKSQSIQNKIERDKFEQMAYTDFLTGIPNRAYMDKKMFELNHTGEKVGIVVADIDKFKLINDSYNHAVGDRVIQHFAHTLKSFLSEDDYVFRSGGEEFTLILRNKSFSENIDLVEKIRQGVELSSVEVDYQSEKHAVSITSSFGLYYFKVNQYTSMEKGYIFADQLLLQSKELGKNKVTFKDELSRNVPVNAM